ATGAATTGTTTGCATAGCTATCTTAAGcttagaactttttaattttgacaccaaccttaaagattcaaaaacaaacaagagtGGCAAAGTGGAAACTACTGGATCTTTATTCTTATAAATATCCAGTAGTTTCCATAAAGATCTTATAAAGATCTCTTTTATTCTATAAAGATCTTATAAGATGTATGGATCTTgatttcttgtattttagtTAACAACAATCGACGACGAAGCTACTTCTGTATAATTTTGTGATTCTATAGCCAACGCTAAGCAGCATCAGTATCCTCTCAATCCATTCCATAACAGCCATAGCAGCTACTCATTTCTCCTTCACCATTAATCAAGGAGAAGTTTAGCAGCGATCCCCTCAAGACACCTGTAGTATTGATTAGACACAGGAGCTTCTTACGTAATAGGAAATTATTTACCTATGTAAATTGATTGAGGATGACGCAATCTCACATGAccgattttatttgattttacgCGCTGCCAGTCAAGTGGGGAGCCCTTGGTTGTAACATAGGATGTTGTATTGCGCACACGTGGATGCTAAGTAATACTTAAGGAGATGGTTTTTTCTACAAGGTGTTTTTTCCTTCGAGATCTCTtgttcttcaagattttttttcaaggctgttttttcttcaagatttctttttcttcaagattcctttttcttcaatattttgttttcttcaaagcgttttttctttgagatttctttttcttcaagatttttttgcttcaagtcATTTTCTTcgagaaatttctttttcttcaaggtATTTTTTCCCTCGAAATGTTTCATTAAGACATTCCCCAAACCACTTACGAAAGATATGCTTTGATTTGGGGAGCCCTTATAATCTTACATCAAATATTTTGTCCGCTGCAGGAATCCAACGTAAGGCTAGAGATTTCACCAATGGAAAGACCCGCAAGACAACTGTACCAAGAAATAATTCCTAATATTAGGTTTTTGGAAATACATTCAATGAAATAGGCTCTTTCCCACTCGGAGAATTAACTGGATTTTGCTTTGATCAATAAGCTATAAATCACTTGTTTCCTATCCATTGTTCCCAAGCGCAAGCCACCTGATGTTGAACCATAGTTAAACCATATGAATTGCTTGGATCAATAACCTCATTATTGCTTTTTCGTGCTACCATGGGAATGGATTCTATGCAGTAATTTTCTTGATTAATGCAAGGTTTTGTTTAAACCTTGAATTAAACTACAAAAGTATCGATTCCGAGCAAAGtcgccctgtttttttttaaggattcagTTTTCTACTTACATGCGTTTAAAAATAGTTCGTAGATTCTTTGATTCGTATAAAATAGTCTCAACAGCTAGAAAATTAAAATGGTTTGTGTGGGTATTTCACAAGTGATTGAGTTGAATAACAAGAAATGAGTTACCATCCGTGGACCATTACTGTTCTTGGTAAGTGGCAATCTTTGTCCCATGCATTGTAGTTCGAGCAAGATTCCATTCTTTTGTCACACGCATCAATAATTTAAGCAAACGCAACTCGTAACTCGCAAtacatttaattattttcctcTCGTTTGAAACGttgatttgtatattttcttggaatttcaaACATCAAAACAGTTCATTCCCTTGAGGCAATATGTGGCATCCCTGTTatacatattatcattcctaaggcattttcaatatatgtttttgataaaaattatgctttaaataaattgatctgTGTTTTTGCAATCCAGCTCCTTTGTGATGCCCCCATGGGAGTTTCCACCACCCTGGCACACTAGGGCTAGCCCGTGGTACCCTCTGGCACAAACTATCATTCTTAAAGCATTTTAACCGTTTTCCTACAAAATTTGCTCTGTAAACcaaaatttattattgtttttatttgaatagtgGGACTTCTAATTCCCTGTTAGAATGTGATAGTCCAAGGCAATTCACGCCATCGTGGTATTTTACGGCTGGCCCATGCCACCATCTAGCTCATACTATCATTTCTATGGCACTTTTAACCACTTTCCTACAAAAATAACCCTATAAACCGAAattaaccatttttttatttaacagcggtactttcatttcatttttagaatgtGGTATTCCAAGGCACTTCATGCCACCATAAAACTATGGCCGGGAAGTGGCATCCAATGGCACAAAATATCATTCCTAAGACTTTTTTAACCATTTTCCTAGAAAAACTACCCAATAAACTAATATTGGCCATCGTTTTTATTGAGACAGCGggacttttcattttaatatttgagtATGATATTCAAAAGCAGTTCACACCAACTTGGCAATCTATGGCTGACCCGGGGCACCTTCTTGGACACCCTATAATTCCtgaagtatcttaagtaattaaaaaaaaaaaaaaacccataaacTAAAACTGACCGTTGTGTTTACTGGAACAGCGGGACTTTCCATTTCATTATTAGATCGTGAtgctcaataaaatttgatgccACTGTAAAACTCTCTGGCTAGACCATGGCATCCTTTGGCACCGACTATCTTTCGTACAGCATTTTCAGCCccttttctacaaaaataaccccataaactaaaattgatcgtcgtttttatttgaaaagcagGATTTTCCATCTCATTAAGAAAGAAAGCGATCAAAAacggggtttttaaaggccaaataaaaatactgcagaaacacaaaaaaaaagaatatttcgaAAAAACAACCGTCTTTCTTCTTCAGTGCGAACAAAATCATATAAACAAGGAAAATGCCGAAGAAACACCAAAAAATGAAGgtggaaagtacaacaaaaccagtTAAAAACCAATGATAAAACtgccaaaaatttttaaaataattgaaattcaataaaagaacaaaaattgtaaGAATTAAATCAAATACCAAACATCAATACAGTGACTCATTCGCCAATATACACAATTtgcaaaatatccaaaaaaagatactaacgaacaactgagaaaataaaagaaaattatattcactcaaacaaacaaaccagTAATTAAATACATTGGCGAACTGGGTcacctgatttctgattttaaacttttgtatttcttgcAGATACCCTTTGAGACCCAAAGGGTTGATGACGtatttgattatgtgattggAGAAGTGGTTCAAGGTTTTCTTTTCAGGGATCACTAAGGTATCGGCTTCTCTTTTGATAAAACTgaaatacaacttatttattcttaaatcaccTGAATCTCTGTTAAAAGTAGACCTAAATGTTGgtatttagaaatttcaacagcTTCTCTGTAGTGCTGGAAAATACACTAGTCACGCGTAATTTGGTTGGCttggttaaataaaacagtatgGTTTGGATTATTAGATATGTGTCCTGAGAGGGCAGagttaaaattttctgttttttccgcTTTTTAAGGGTGTTATTAATTGAGATGGAGTACTGGGTTAATTTATCCATAAGTTGTTGATCAGTTCTTCTGAAGTACCAAACATCACAAGAGCAAGGGACTCGGTAGACACCGGAGTTTTAATCTATCGGGATAGGGTCTGTACCCTGGTAGTGTACTGTTCAGTGACCAtagataatttttgatttcatatCATTGAGAAGTGTGCTGGgaacaagcagaagaggggaaggaACCTCCTGCAAGTGACGTATTGTACCCGCCAGTATTAAGTTACCCgtaaattgcggggaatagtTGAGGGGGTCCTTAAACTTCCCTTGTTCCTAGGTTCCTTCATTACTGGTTAGGATTGACGAACGTGGAAGGGAAATGGACTTCGATCTTGAACCTTCGGAATGTTCAGTTTTTTCCCCCGTTCTGAACTTTCTTCAGTATAACTTGGAGAGAGGAGAAGAAGATGTAGTTATTTTGAAATCAGCTGTTGACTTTTTTGAGCTGGCTGATATTACGAAGGGGAAGAAGCTGCTGTAGGAAAAGCTGTCGATTATGGATGCTTGTCCTAAAAGCACGGGACCAAATGCTCTAATGAATCACCTGAAGGACATGCTTGAACAGtttcagaaaatgaaaactgagcCTTTTCCTATCATTCCTGTTTTTGTGATACGTTCCCCCACAGAGGTTCCGTGTTTGCCTGCAGTAGCCTATTCTAGGCTCTCGGCAAAAATTAATGCTTTTATCAGACCCTgctgaaaattaaagataaggTGACTGCTTATCATTTCCGACTTCCCAGGATTACCAGNNNNNNNNNNNNNNNNNNNNNNNNNNNNNNNNNNNNNNNNNNNNNNNNNNNNNNNNNNNNNNNNNNNNNNNNNNNNNNNNNNNNNNNNNNNNNNNNNNNNATTGACTTTTGGCAAGCCTTCGATTTAATCTGGAGGATAGGTCTGTGGCACATCCTAAGACATTACGGTGTCCCCGACCAAATCGTCACGATTATTGAGAATATATACAGCCAATCCAGAAGCCGGATACTCACCACTGATGGACTCTCTGATGAATTCGCAACATCCTCGGGAGTTTTACAAGGATGTATTCTGTCGCCCCACCTGTTCAACCTGTTTCTTCACGCCATACTGTCACTGATACCAGACGAACTTGGAGCCAAAATAGGTGGAGTCCTAGTAAACAAGCTCGCCTATGCTGACGACATCGACCAGCTCTCTACAACGGCCGCTGATCTCCAAAGACAAGCAGACTGTCTCAACGAATCCACAAAACCTTTTGGCATGCAAATTATCGCCAAGAAAACGAAAGTTATGGTCACGTCACGCCAAAAACAAGCAGGCACTCCTTCCATAATGATTGACGGCCAGCCAGTTGAAACGGTCGACCAATTCGTCTACCTGGGCAGTCTCCTCACAGCGGACAATTGTCATACCTCCGACATAAAACGCCGTTTAGCTCTTGCTAGCTCCAGTTTTAAAAGGCTCAcaaatatctggaaatgccgAAACCTGTCGAACCAGCTGAAAGTTCAACTTTTCAACAGCCTGATTGTGCCAATTGCTATATATGGGTGAAAGACCTGGACCCTGATGATCGAAAATGAGCGCAACCTACTTGCATTCGTGATGAGATGTCTCCGTCGCATCGCAAGAATCACCTACACTGAACATGTAACCAATGAGGAGGTGCGAAGACGGCTGAAGTCCCCCGACACaatcctaaataaaatcaaacgacaacaaCTGCGATGGCTTGGGCATGTCAAGAGAATGGACCACGACCGTCTACCAAAAATCTCCCTCGAAGGAACCTTAGACGGATCTCGACCACGAGGAAGACCTCATAAGAGGTGGATTGAAAACCTTGACCGAAAGCGCATCGTAGAGTTGACTCGAACTGCACACGATTGAACAACGTACCGAGCCCTAGTTCATGCCCTGTAAAAAGAAATGGCCCCAAAAACGTCCCGCGAGGATGGATGGgacttaagtaagtaagttCTTAGAACAACAGATCAAACTGTTAAGACAAAAAAAGTAACACCTcctaaaaacaagaaactaagaCAAATATCTTGGGGTCAAAGCCTTCCTATTgattaatttatattagtgaTATTTCTCATAAATACTGCACATAAATTTAACGTTTCAAGAATTGCAAcagtctctctttttcttttataccaAAAGTAATTGTACACTTACTGGTAATTGTATAGTTGAATGTTTTTTGGGCTAAGGACTCCTCCACTTCCAGGTCAATTTACATAGAAAGCTTATCGTAAATACTGATTAGgaattcaatattttcaaacacATTATTATTTTAGATCTTGAACTTAGAATATTGCTACCAATATTTCTAATATTAGCATGGAAAGACTATTATATCCATAACCAATCAAGTTTTGAGTTTTGTTGTTTGTAATGGATAGATAATAAAGACTAGCCTGAAGGACTATGAGTAATATCAAAATCAATTTCTTCGGACTACTCttctgttattttcttttcgaTTACATTGATGACAGGCAATGAAGATACACGGTTACGTAACAAATTATGTTTAGAAACAAAGCTGGAAATTATTATGAAGGGATTTTCTCGAAGTGTATAATTAGTATAATATATTCACATGAAatcacattattatttttaatttaaatttgacaGTCCAGGTTTAATTTCATAGATACAAACTTTTGATAATCAAGTTTAACATTCATGAAtatgttatttttctatatCAACATTAGTTTTGTGTTCAGAATTCACAAGTTTAAGTCCTTAGACAACAATTATAATGCCAATCAACCAATTTTTGTAACAGAGTAATTTGAATTAGAATGAagcaataaattttataattgttaCTTAGCACATACAAACACATCTTATTTAGGACATACAAACTttataatttctgagaccatactgggttatcatgacaaaacacaacatcgcaaagaaaagaagaacgaggatAATTAACagctggtgaaaaaaaaacactgaaattttgaaatgtcaTTTAGAATTGGGGTATTTATTCAGTTtccctttcaccgttactgagAAAAGGTTataatattttggttttgtgttttgttttaaggtttggttttttttatttttatcagttcattcggcactgaggacggtcaagcggagaacttgaccgaaatatttgcatgattttcaaatttttcactggctgttaattttcttcgtttttcttttctttacgattttgttttttgacatACAAACTGTAAACTAATCCGTGATGACCGACATTTGATTCCTTGTGACATATTTATAAGTTATTACTGAATCACAGTTAGTTAAAAGAAGTTGACTACCCCTCACAAGAGCTCATCACTGGAATACTCACTTGtctatacacacacacatatatatatatatatatatatatatatatatatatatatatatatatatatatatatatatatatatatatatatatatatgtgtgtgtgtgtgtgtgtatatatatatatatatgtatggtACGAGATGATAATGGTCTTTAAACTCTGTCTTTAATGATATCTTCAATACTAATACcaattctcctttttttgtaatttaaaggTTAAAATGATCatagttttaaattaaattcatcTTGAAACATTCGTTAAAACCAATAAGTCACAAAATCTTTGGTACTGCAGTGTTTTTTTCTACTATCGCGAGTCCGAGAAATTTTGATGGCAAACAAAATTTTGGTGAGTAAAATCCCGGTACTATTTCTGTGAAGCAGGGCACTGGATAGCAGGGCACTGAAACATCACAAAGAACTCTTTAAAGGCTCATTTTTAAGTACATTACTAATTATGCTCATTTTTTGTCGtaaatacaatacaatattcaaaatcaaaaaaacttttgaaaaaaaaaaacttttacgtacaaaagatgacaaatgacatcataattttagtattttatagGATTTCTTCCGTAAAATagcacaaataaaaacaaaatatttttttttctaaacaaggCATAGACACTATTAAGAAACCTATTGAAACtattaaaagaaactattagaTTGATTAAAAGGGATTAATATATAGATTGTAAGGAGTGGGAAGGTCCATACAGTGTCAATATTTATGTGGTTTTATGCAGTATTTATTCTTATGAATTTGTTCATATAAAAACATTACCTCTTCACTCGTGGCGGTAACCTTAAGAGTGTACTTGAAGGTTCTTCAGTCCTTCAACGATTTTTCGAGTACTACCGCCAATTCTCCTGTTTTGgtacttttcaaagaaaagtaataatCTTCATTTAATTTCACATTGAAACTTTcggaaaaatcaacaaaactcaattttaggTACAACACTTTGTCTTTCCACTATCACAACTCCGAGGAATAGGGGATCTATTGCTGGGATTCTAAATCTTGGTGGGTACGATTCCTTTGCAATTTCTGTTGACCCTATTTGCGCtgctaaaattaaaaacagccATCTTAATCCCATGTTCTGGCgatctaaaatgaaaaaaaaaccttaaaaactaGAGTTAAAGCTAAATACTGTTCATAGTAAACAAGAAGAGACAGATCTTAGTTTTCTAGGCGAGTACAATGTAGCCTTTACAAGGAATCCATGAATGAGTCCAGTTCGATTGTgggcataaattttttttagaatttttttaaactatttcaaACAGCTCTATGTCAAGTGACTTTTCTTCTTGATTGAAGGATTCTCTGTCTGAGGGGGATTTTCTATATAGAGAATTTTCCGTAGGGATTAATGTTTATGGGGGCAATATTTCGAGGAAAATTTCACACGTAAGAGCGGGGAAGTAAAATTTCATCCTTATAAAATGTTATACAGGACGTGCAACTATGCCTAAACTATGGTCGCTTTTAAACGGAATTATGGGAGGGTAAAAGACATTTAAAAGAAGGAATTTGATATTCAACTATCCCAATTCTTGGGAAAAccacaaataaatataattaattttggttGATGGGGATGGGGGTAAAACAGATACCTAAGCGTTTTCGGTCTATCTGAAATATTGGTGGctgttgtggggggggggggggctagagtACTGCATTGAGACAAATTTCCCTAtgtagaataaatattaaattcacCACAATAGTACCAACAGAGAGTTAGAAACTGTGTGGACCGAGATCATGAGCTGTATCAGGAAAATTGCTTAAGGGAAAATTTCACATggaaaaggagggaaaaaatttccagCCGGGATTGTAAAATGACCAtaagctaataataataaaaaatatcactATCTCGAAATAAGGAggtacattaaaacttagaacaaacaaaaattattgcgtatattatTGTCTAATAATATACGcaataaactattataaattattgCCTAAACTTTTGCTATTCACTCTGACATTTGACATTTGTcacaatttcttaagaaaaactCCTCAAATACATTGAATTCGAATGAGAAGTATTATTCAAATATCTTAAGACTTTAAGAACAAGAGTTGAAGAAGGGGCTGCCCATCTCATAAGCATAATAGTTTCAATGCTGCCCCAATGTGTTAGCACTAatgtgtctttctttttttacctacTATTTGGGGACTGGAGCATCATAAAAGCTTTTTAACAATTAATGTGAAAGGTAGTTTAGATATCTACGTActtttataaaaatgttttcaattgcAACATCAAAAGTGTAATCTGCCACGAAGGACACTATTTGGCCGTATTCCTAGAATGAAGCCCCTAAGAAGCATGAAAGGAGCATGTCAATGAGTTGTAGTAACTATTGTAGGTAGCCAGAGTCAAAAGTAGCTGCAGTGGTAATCAAAAATAGACATTATCGTAGTCATAACTTGCAAGTAAAAGCAAGGTATCATAGTCACAGTCTCCTCAGCCCAAATAGCCCCAGATATGTCTAGAGTAACAGTAAAAAAGAGGCCTTTAAAGTTTAACCTGAATTCTCTTTCGTTTTTCTGATATCCCGAGAGTTCAACATTCTTCCTCACTTTTCCTGGTCATAATTACAGAGTAAACAAAGGGAAGATTGCATAGTTTACGATTTTtattggaggagggggggggatcAAATTCCGACGCTATACTCATTAGGCCTTTAGattatcttgaaaaatttgCTATTTCAGAATCTGGACTATGTTGAGACGGGGATTTAACGGATTAAGGAGGCCTTATGCCTTCTAACTATTTTTCAACATGCTTTGgtggttttaattttatacccTTAGCTATTTCTTAGGTATAGCTGAGGGTCTCTTTTGACAACAATcatggaaatgtttttttctgattttgttcaCCATCTAGCTCAGTATTTCTGAAACGTAATTACGagtagaagtagttgcagtcacaagtTGTTGCAGTTATTGACACATATTGTTTTAGTCAAAGACCCAGGTAGTCCAAACGGCAAGTAATTGTTGTCGTAAGCTGTATACTAGCAGGTTTTTACAGCATCAGTCACAAGCAGTCACAGGTTTCAGTAGCAGTGGTTGTTGTCATAGTATCAGTAGTTTGATTAATGGCCCTAAAAGATCACCCCGTTTCAAGAATCATGGATAGGTCTTTTTGGTATCGGAAGCACGCATTGTCTTTATTCTTAGTTTAACATAACCATCAACATtacaaaagtattttatatCAAAACCCTTGGCCTTTCTGAATGCACCCAGGATTAACATCCCCCTTTCTCAGTGATAAATCCCGTATGTAAGAAAGACTAAATTATAGGATATTAAAGGAAACAAATTAAGGAACAAATTCTTGTTTCATAATATGCTACAActgtagttaacacattttcaCTAAACTTCGCTACTGACCCTCagcctaatatgcaaattaagagCTAAAATTACGTATTTCCATTTCACTTCCCTATGcatcactcttttttttaaacttgtgtAGTCGTACACACTCACGCTGCCGAATTCAAGAAACAGAAGTCACAGGATAacatatataattttggctatgtATTTCTATATCAGGAGGTTTTGGGGGTAAATTATACGGAATCTGAAAACACGTGTTTCATAACACGTTTCATTGTCAATTTCCCCATTCTCAGTTTTTAGCTTATATcttgatttaaattaatttaaaataatttagagATTTGCAGTTCtgtaaatagttttgtttctatGCTACATGCTATGCCACAAAAATAGGATATTTAAAAGTGCTATAAATTTTAAGATGAGAAGTAATGATTTGTCTTAGAAACTAAAATGCCAATTGCCTAGTGTGACATCAACTGTGGTATCAAACATCACCCGATACTATTTTGAAACCACCTTCTAGGGATATCAATGTCTTTGTAACAATATGTTAACTAGGGTTATAACAAACGTGATAAGCAATTAGTATATCAGATCCActaatttcaattttgatcTTTGAAAGCTAAATGAGCCTGAATCATAGAAAACTTTGTGAACCTATATAAACCTGAAATATTCATGAATTTCGGAAAATGGGGTACAGACCACAACAAACCAGGAATCTTATTGAAATTGACTTTATTTGATTCATTATCTCTGAACACCCTACCAAAGAGAATGGGTAACTAATACCGTAAATCCAGGAGGATTAGAGGGAAAAAAGTGTATAGAAGGGGGTTAGGTAAATATTAGTCATCCATCTCGCATTATTTAGACTAATTCTGAGTATTGGTTCTCCGGAGTAATATTTCCCTTCTTATTGCAGAAAAGAGCTCCTGTAATTTATTTCAAAGCTACTGTTAACTAAACTTATTCGTGTGATACCTCCTAAAATTAGATATAGTGATGTGTAACTGTGCAATAcctatttttttgtcatttttagacGGTATAAGAGGAGGAACAAGACGCTCCTAAGAGTTAATTTTAACATTCCAATGTCCCACTTCTCTGGAAAActtcaaattaaaagaattagttTTAGTGAAATGGAAGGGGTAGAAACTGATATTTAATCCTTCTTGACTCCTGAAATTGTTTTTGGCCTTGACTTAAATTATTAgtggttgagggggggggggtaaaaatacCACTCTTATAGCGACATATTTTCCTATATagcataaatattatattaacaaTTATAC
This is a stretch of genomic DNA from Artemia franciscana chromosome 18, ASM3288406v1, whole genome shotgun sequence. It encodes these proteins:
- the LOC136038997 gene encoding uncharacterized protein LOC136038997 encodes the protein MIENERNLLAFVMRCLRRIARITYTEHVTNEEVRRRLKSPDTILNKIKRQQLRWLGHVKRMDHDRLPKISLEGTLDGSRPRGRPHKRWIENLDRKRIVELTRTAHD